The Flavobacterium praedii genome window below encodes:
- the murQ gene encoding N-acetylmuramic acid 6-phosphate etherase has protein sequence MNFTKTTEQSSKYEHLEKMSVQELLSNINKEDQTVPFAVEKALPQIETLVTEIVAKMKLGGRLFYIGAGTSGRLGILDASECPPTFGVPFDLVVGIIAGGDTAIRKAVENAEDNATQAWEDLKAFNVNENDVVVGIAASGTTPYVIGGLQTCNAKNISTGSISCNAGSPLSQTAKFPIEVIVGPEFVTGSSRMKAGTAQKLVLNMITTSTMIQLGKVKGNKMVDMQLSNSKLVDRGVKMIMDEIPVTYEEGSELLKTHGSVRKAVDFYNNK, from the coding sequence ATGAACTTCACAAAGACTACCGAACAATCTTCCAAATACGAACATTTGGAAAAAATGTCCGTTCAAGAATTACTTTCCAATATCAATAAAGAAGACCAAACCGTTCCTTTTGCTGTAGAAAAAGCATTACCGCAAATAGAAACATTGGTTACCGAAATTGTAGCCAAAATGAAATTAGGTGGACGCTTATTTTACATTGGAGCAGGAACCTCAGGTCGTTTGGGAATCTTGGATGCTTCAGAATGTCCTCCAACTTTTGGAGTTCCTTTCGATTTGGTTGTTGGAATTATAGCAGGAGGTGATACCGCTATTCGCAAAGCCGTAGAAAATGCCGAAGACAACGCAACACAAGCTTGGGAAGATTTAAAAGCATTCAATGTAAACGAAAATGATGTGGTTGTTGGTATTGCCGCTTCCGGAACAACGCCTTATGTTATAGGAGGTTTGCAAACCTGCAATGCCAAAAATATTAGTACCGGAAGTATTTCCTGCAATGCCGGAAGTCCACTTTCACAAACGGCAAAATTCCCCATAGAAGTTATTGTTGGGCCAGAATTTGTGACGGGAAGTTCCAGAATGAAAGCTGGAACTGCACAAAAATTAGTACTGAATATGATTACGACTTCCACAATGATTCAGCTTGGAAAAGTGAAAGGAAACAAAATGGTCGATATGCAATTGAGCAACAGCAAACTGGTTGATCGTGGTGTAAAAATGATTATGGATGAAATTCCTGTTACCTACGAAGAAGGCTCCGAATTATTAAAAACACACGGAAGCGTGAGAAAAGCAGTAGATTTTTATAACAACAAATAG
- a CDS encoding DUF6095 family protein has product MANKEHLAKGIKYLTGALPLMFIGPSVIYNAFMNQKNDWHYLVLAIGIIACLASMVLMFVGLKIIMKGIFND; this is encoded by the coding sequence ATGGCAAACAAAGAGCACTTAGCAAAAGGAATCAAATATTTAACGGGTGCTTTACCCCTTATGTTTATAGGGCCATCAGTGATTTATAATGCATTTATGAATCAGAAAAATGATTGGCACTATTTGGTTTTGGCCATTGGAATCATTGCGTGTCTAGCATCGATGGTTTTAATGTTTGTGGGTTTGAAAATAATAATGAAAGGCATATTTAACGACTAA
- a CDS encoding type II toxin-antitoxin system RelE/ParE family toxin — MGKKIIWSYDALEQLEDIHFYIFFESKSIRIADKVTDTIFESTEILKTNPEIYKLDIQKVNNDESFRVYYIYDYSISYRITDSSIQILRVRHTARKSKKLPWKT, encoded by the coding sequence ATGGGGAAGAAAATAATCTGGTCTTATGATGCATTAGAACAGTTGGAGGATATTCATTTTTATATTTTTTTTGAAAGCAAATCAATTCGAATTGCAGATAAAGTAACTGACACTATCTTCGAAAGTACCGAAATCCTAAAAACTAATCCCGAAATCTACAAACTCGACATTCAAAAAGTCAATAACGACGAGAGTTTTAGAGTTTATTATATTTACGACTATAGTATTTCCTATCGAATTACTGATAGTTCCATTCAAATTCTCCGTGTGAGACATACTGCACGCAAATCCAAAAAACTCCCATGGAAAACCTAA
- a CDS encoding pentapeptide repeat-containing protein, whose translation MENLIHVQKTFEKVIYLDKKINNREFEDCVFKNCDFSNSDFSYNTFMDCEFIDCNLSMTQLGGTSLKMVSFKNCKLLGIQFQSCEDFLFNVQFLECVLDYSSFANKKMPKTKFNSCSMKEVTFIGTNLTNSVFSNCNLDNAIFNDTLLAGVDFTTAYNYKIDPEFNPMKKAKFSSQGIVGLLDKYDIKIE comes from the coding sequence ATGGAAAACCTAATTCACGTTCAAAAAACATTCGAAAAAGTCATATATCTTGACAAAAAAATCAACAATCGGGAATTTGAAGATTGCGTTTTCAAAAACTGTGATTTCTCCAATAGTGATTTCTCCTATAATACCTTTATGGATTGTGAGTTCATTGATTGTAATTTATCAATGACTCAATTAGGAGGAACAAGTTTAAAAATGGTTAGTTTCAAAAACTGTAAACTTCTAGGCATTCAATTTCAGAGCTGTGAAGATTTCTTGTTCAATGTTCAATTTCTGGAATGTGTTTTGGATTATTCTTCGTTTGCCAATAAAAAAATGCCCAAAACCAAATTTAATTCGTGTTCGATGAAAGAAGTTACTTTTATAGGAACAAATTTAACCAATTCGGTATTTAGCAACTGTAATTTGGATAATGCCATTTTTAACGATACTCTTTTGGCCGGAGTCGATTTTACAACCGCTTACAATTATAAAATAGATCCCGAATTCAATCCGATGAAAAAAGCAAAGTTTTCCAGTCAGGGAATTGTTGGTCTTTTGGATAAGTATGATATAAAGATTGAATGA